From a region of the Haloferax volcanii DS2 genome:
- a CDS encoding S49 family peptidase, protein MVSKPSSAASARTVSVLALVAAVLVGAFLAPVVYDAAAPTPDRVAVISVDGTITSYTADQLEEDLHEARENESIKAVVLQVDSPGGSAAASEQMYLAVNRTAQEMPVVSSVEGTGASGAYYTMLPSESIYVTPSSVIGSVGVRGSAPIGGSSNEIRTGPDKASMTLDHREAQIETLKHAFVGSVMEHRGDELSLSREEVAYAKVYTGARATQNGYADDIGTLQTAIDRAASEAGLENYEVVEKEPSTRSGIILLSSQNGNSTVVVEESPIGYDGVRAPQFLMVYGQVQYEDEVIGNVSA, encoded by the coding sequence ATGGTATCAAAACCCTCCTCCGCGGCGTCGGCGCGGACCGTCTCGGTCCTCGCCCTCGTCGCGGCCGTCCTGGTTGGAGCATTCCTCGCCCCCGTCGTCTACGACGCGGCCGCGCCCACCCCCGACAGGGTCGCGGTCATCTCGGTCGACGGGACCATCACCTCCTACACAGCTGACCAGCTGGAAGAGGACCTCCACGAAGCGCGAGAGAACGAATCGATAAAGGCGGTCGTCCTGCAGGTCGACAGCCCCGGCGGCTCCGCGGCCGCGTCCGAGCAGATGTATCTGGCGGTCAACCGGACCGCCCAAGAGATGCCCGTCGTTTCGAGCGTCGAAGGAACGGGCGCGTCGGGCGCGTACTACACGATGCTTCCCTCCGAGAGCATCTACGTGACGCCCTCCTCGGTCATCGGGAGCGTCGGCGTCCGCGGGTCGGCCCCCATCGGCGGCTCGTCCAACGAGATTCGCACCGGACCGGACAAGGCGTCGATGACCCTCGACCACCGCGAAGCACAGATTGAGACGCTGAAGCACGCCTTCGTCGGTAGCGTCATGGAGCACCGCGGCGACGAGCTCTCGCTGTCGCGCGAAGAGGTCGCCTACGCGAAGGTCTACACCGGCGCTCGCGCCACGCAGAACGGCTACGCCGACGACATCGGCACGCTCCAGACGGCCATCGACCGCGCCGCCTCCGAGGCCGGCCTCGAAAACTACGAGGTCGTCGAGAAGGAGCCGTCGACCCGCTCGGGAATCATCCTTCTCAGCTCGCAGAACGGCAACTCGACGGTCGTCGTCGAAGAGAGTCCCATCGGCTACGACGGCGTTCGCGCGCCGCAGTTCCTGATGGTGTACGGACAGGTGCAGTACGAAGACGAGGTGATCGGCAATGTCTCAGCGTAA
- a CDS encoding SLC13 family permease has product MFFSTLVSVVEGLVPAAVTGDMLVVFALILLSLVLFATEWLPIDVTAIVVMVLLMVLEPWTQITPQEGLSGFASPATITVLAMLILSTGVNRTGIVQLIGRKMAEYAGNSQTKQLAATIGVTGPVSGFINNTPVVAILVPVVADLAHKGKTSPSKLLMPLSFASMLGGTLTVIGTSTNILASDIAAQLGRESPGLSLHAFGMFEFTKLGVIVFVVGAVYLMTVGVRLLPKRVPAGDDLLEEYALQEYLADVVVPADSSLIGQTVQEALGNDDLDIDVLQLIRYGEQFLEPLARKEIHENDTLRLRTNRETLERIMRSEGLTFVGGPRSESELHPGEEEPVMVEVVIPSGSFLVGESLASSTFRQRYDANVLAFRTRGKVVRDRFEDIDIRVGDTLLVQAPPDSLTRLVQNEDFIVAHEFDDVDYRTEKTPFAVAIIAGVVALPAFNVLPIVVSALGGVVAMILTGVLKPNELYKSVEWNVIFLLAGVIPLGVALQQTGAAALLGDAVASTATFLPAIGVLWVFYLATGLLTSVISNNASVVLMIPVAARAAQSIGANAFAFVLAVTFAASTAFMTPVGYQTNLFVYGPGGYTFSDFLRVGAPLQLLLSVVTVAGIAFFWGVGA; this is encoded by the coding sequence GTGTTCTTTTCCACACTCGTGTCGGTAGTCGAAGGACTCGTCCCGGCGGCCGTCACGGGCGATATGCTCGTCGTCTTCGCGCTCATCCTCCTCTCTCTCGTCTTGTTCGCCACCGAGTGGCTCCCCATCGACGTGACCGCCATCGTCGTGATGGTCCTCCTGATGGTGTTGGAGCCGTGGACGCAAATCACCCCGCAGGAGGGGCTCTCGGGATTCGCCAGCCCCGCGACTATCACCGTGTTGGCGATGCTCATCTTGAGCACTGGCGTCAACCGAACCGGTATCGTCCAGCTCATCGGCCGGAAGATGGCCGAGTACGCCGGCAACAGCCAAACGAAGCAACTCGCCGCGACGATTGGCGTCACCGGCCCGGTGTCGGGATTCATCAACAACACGCCGGTCGTGGCCATCCTCGTCCCGGTCGTCGCAGACCTCGCGCACAAGGGCAAGACCTCCCCGTCGAAGCTCCTCATGCCGCTTTCGTTCGCGTCGATGCTCGGCGGCACCCTGACGGTCATCGGCACGTCGACGAACATCCTCGCCAGCGACATCGCGGCCCAGCTCGGACGGGAGTCGCCCGGCCTCAGCCTCCACGCCTTCGGGATGTTCGAGTTCACCAAACTCGGCGTCATCGTCTTCGTGGTCGGCGCGGTCTACCTCATGACGGTCGGCGTCCGCCTGCTCCCGAAGCGGGTGCCCGCCGGGGACGACCTCCTCGAGGAGTACGCGCTCCAGGAGTACCTCGCCGACGTGGTCGTCCCCGCGGACTCGTCGCTCATCGGTCAGACCGTTCAGGAGGCCCTCGGGAACGACGACCTCGACATCGACGTGTTACAGCTCATCCGCTACGGCGAGCAGTTCCTCGAACCGCTGGCCCGCAAGGAGATTCACGAGAACGACACGCTCCGACTCCGCACGAACCGGGAGACGCTCGAACGAATCATGCGCTCGGAAGGGCTCACGTTCGTCGGCGGGCCCCGCTCGGAGAGCGAACTCCACCCGGGCGAAGAAGAGCCGGTCATGGTCGAAGTCGTCATCCCTTCTGGTTCGTTTCTCGTCGGCGAGAGCCTCGCCAGTTCGACGTTCCGCCAGCGCTACGACGCGAACGTCCTCGCCTTCCGGACCCGCGGGAAGGTCGTCCGCGACCGGTTCGAGGACATCGACATCCGCGTCGGTGACACGTTACTCGTGCAGGCCCCGCCCGACAGCCTCACCCGCCTCGTCCAAAACGAGGACTTCATCGTCGCCCACGAGTTCGACGACGTCGACTACCGAACTGAGAAGACGCCGTTCGCGGTCGCCATCATCGCCGGCGTCGTCGCGCTCCCGGCGTTCAACGTCCTTCCCATCGTCGTCTCTGCGCTCGGGGGCGTGGTCGCGATGATTCTCACCGGCGTCCTCAAGCCGAACGAACTGTACAAATCGGTCGAGTGGAACGTCATCTTCCTGCTCGCGGGCGTCATCCCGCTCGGCGTCGCGCTCCAACAGACGGGCGCGGCGGCGCTTCTCGGTGACGCCGTCGCCTCGACCGCGACGTTCCTCCCCGCAATCGGCGTGCTGTGGGTGTTCTATCTCGCCACCGGACTGCTCACGAGCGTCATCTCGAACAACGCGAGCGTCGTGCTCATGATTCCGGTCGCCGCCAGGGCCGCCCAATCAATCGGGGCCAACGCGTTCGCGTTCGTCCTCGCCGTGACCTTCGCGGCGTCGACGGCGTTCATGACTCCCGTCGGCTACCAGACGAACCTGTTCGTCTACGGCCCCGGCGGCTACACGTTCTCGGACTTCCTCCGGGTCGGCGCGCCCCTGCAATTGCTCCTGTCGGTCGTCACCGTGGCCGGCATCGCCTTCTTCTGGGGCGTCGGCGCGTAG
- a CDS encoding NUDIX domain-containing protein, producing MSDDSETADGGSEPAAPGDDLAWETTDTRIDYSCPGFDIRMDDVRLPDETESDFHYVDEPAAVVVLPLTPDGDVVVIDEWRQAVGRTNRGLPAGGTEPDDDDDYAAAARRELAEETGHEAEAVEPLVTVEPANGIANSVHHYFVARGCEPSADQNLDFNESIRPTTVGYDDLERAVLAGEVRDARTVLGVLYYELAGE from the coding sequence ATGAGCGACGACTCCGAGACGGCTGACGGCGGGTCCGAGCCCGCCGCCCCCGGCGACGACCTCGCGTGGGAGACCACCGACACGCGCATAGACTACTCGTGCCCCGGCTTCGACATCCGCATGGACGACGTTCGGCTCCCCGACGAGACCGAGTCGGACTTCCACTACGTCGACGAGCCGGCGGCGGTCGTCGTCCTCCCCCTCACACCCGACGGCGACGTGGTCGTCATCGACGAGTGGCGACAGGCCGTCGGCCGGACGAACCGCGGACTCCCCGCCGGCGGCACGGAACCGGACGACGACGACGACTACGCCGCGGCCGCCCGGCGCGAACTCGCGGAAGAGACCGGCCACGAGGCCGAGGCGGTCGAACCGCTCGTGACCGTCGAGCCGGCCAACGGTATCGCCAACTCGGTCCACCACTACTTCGTCGCGCGCGGGTGCGAGCCGAGCGCCGACCAGAACCTCGACTTCAACGAGAGTATCCGCCCGACGACGGTCGGCTACGACGACCTCGAGCGGGCCGTCCTCGCGGGCGAGGTCCGCGACGCGCGGACGGTCCTCGGCGTGCTCTACTACGAACTCGCCGGCGAGTAG
- the tgtA gene encoding tRNA guanosine(15) transglycosylase TgtA — MRDHFELRDGDLAGRIGRLSVPRAGVTVETPALLPVVNPNIDTISPARLESEFGAEILITNSYIIKTNDHLREEALDVGLHEMLDFDGAIMTDSGSFQLAEYGEIDTTTEEILQFQRDIGTDIATPVDIPTPPDVAREQAEADLEITRQALADAEAADTGEMLVNAPVQGSTYPDLREEAGRHADATDLDVFPVGAVVPMMNAYRYDDMVDAVAAAKRGLGVDAPVHLFGAGHPMMLALAVALGCDLFDSAAYALYARDGRYLTVRGTEHLEDLDYLPCTCPICTEYSPDDLREKGSKRQEQLLAEHNLHVTFAELRRIKQAIRDGDLMELVEERARSHPAMLDGYRALLAHVDQLEREDPASKGAFFYASNESAHRPEVARHHARMDRLTAEGHVLLTEGGVPSGDDFDATWRVVPPFGPFPRSLSETYPLTAEVPERLDRDAYEQAARGVSRLVEENPDAAFTLAHDDWPESALARVPESVELESLSAVSERLGDEASVGGDDGDDGGSASSAE, encoded by the coding sequence ATGCGCGACCACTTCGAACTCCGCGACGGGGACCTCGCCGGCCGAATCGGCCGGCTTTCGGTCCCGCGTGCGGGGGTCACCGTCGAGACGCCGGCCCTCCTGCCGGTCGTCAACCCGAACATCGACACGATTTCGCCCGCGCGGTTGGAGTCCGAGTTCGGCGCGGAGATTCTCATCACCAACTCCTACATCATCAAGACGAACGACCACCTCCGCGAGGAGGCCCTCGACGTGGGGCTCCACGAGATGCTCGACTTCGACGGGGCCATCATGACCGACTCGGGGTCGTTCCAACTCGCCGAGTACGGCGAAATCGACACGACGACCGAGGAGATTCTCCAGTTCCAACGCGACATCGGCACCGACATCGCCACCCCGGTCGACATCCCGACGCCGCCGGACGTGGCCCGCGAGCAGGCCGAGGCGGACCTCGAAATCACCAGACAGGCCCTCGCCGACGCCGAGGCCGCCGACACGGGCGAGATGCTCGTCAACGCCCCCGTGCAGGGGTCGACCTACCCGGACCTCCGCGAGGAGGCCGGCCGCCACGCCGACGCGACCGACCTCGACGTGTTCCCCGTGGGCGCGGTCGTCCCGATGATGAACGCCTACCGCTACGACGACATGGTCGACGCCGTCGCGGCCGCCAAGCGCGGGCTCGGCGTCGACGCCCCGGTTCACCTGTTCGGCGCGGGCCACCCGATGATGCTCGCGCTCGCCGTCGCGCTCGGCTGCGACCTGTTCGACTCCGCCGCCTACGCCCTCTACGCCCGCGACGGGCGGTATCTCACCGTCCGCGGGACCGAACACCTCGAAGACCTCGACTACCTCCCGTGTACCTGTCCCATCTGCACGGAGTACTCGCCAGACGACCTCCGCGAGAAAGGGTCGAAACGACAGGAACAGCTGCTCGCCGAGCACAACCTCCACGTCACGTTCGCGGAACTCCGCCGCATCAAGCAGGCCATCCGCGACGGCGACCTCATGGAACTCGTCGAGGAGCGCGCCCGCTCGCACCCGGCGATGCTCGACGGCTACCGCGCGCTTCTCGCCCACGTCGACCAGCTCGAACGCGAGGACCCCGCCTCGAAGGGCGCGTTCTTCTACGCCTCCAACGAGAGCGCCCACCGCCCCGAGGTTGCACGCCACCACGCCCGCATGGACCGCCTGACCGCCGAGGGCCACGTCCTCCTCACCGAGGGCGGCGTCCCCTCCGGCGACGACTTCGACGCGACGTGGCGGGTCGTCCCGCCGTTCGGCCCGTTCCCGCGGTCGCTCTCCGAGACGTACCCGCTCACCGCCGAGGTCCCCGAGCGACTCGACCGCGACGCCTACGAGCAGGCCGCCCGCGGCGTCTCGCGGCTGGTCGAGGAGAACCCCGACGCGGCGTTCACGCTGGCGCACGACGACTGGCCCGAGTCGGCGCTCGCCCGCGTGCCCGAGTCGGTCGAGTTGGAGTCGCTGTCGGCGGTTTCGGAGCGATTGGGCGACGAGGCGTCGGTCGGCGGGGACGACGGGGACGACGGCGGTTCGGCGTCGTCTGCCGAGTAG
- a CDS encoding CPBP family intramembrane glutamic endopeptidase, with translation MSTTTRFPDLARSFLAAIALGGGGLVVGTILVFITQFAAASAGVELTPLALVVTSLILLQGIAFGGVALVYTRYRGLDRSYFGVSMPSLRDLVAVVLGYVTALVAAFVGAFLVSTFGVQAGSNQVTEIAAQDPEVLLLLVPASFLLIGPGEELLFRGVVQNRIRESFGPVPGIALASAIFAAIHYVALTGGAGGRLVTIGILFLPSVVFGTAYELTDNITVPALIHGAYNATLFSLAYLVFKLTEMSPGGVPTGLLF, from the coding sequence GTGTCTACTACGACGCGTTTCCCCGACCTCGCTCGGTCCTTCCTCGCAGCTATCGCCCTCGGCGGCGGCGGTCTCGTCGTCGGCACGATACTCGTCTTTATCACGCAGTTCGCGGCGGCGAGCGCGGGCGTCGAACTGACGCCCCTCGCGCTCGTCGTCACGTCGCTCATCCTCTTGCAGGGCATCGCCTTCGGCGGCGTCGCCCTCGTCTACACCAGATACCGCGGCCTCGACCGCTCGTACTTCGGCGTCTCGATGCCGTCGCTCCGCGACCTCGTCGCGGTCGTCCTCGGCTACGTGACCGCGCTCGTCGCGGCGTTCGTCGGCGCGTTCCTCGTCTCGACGTTCGGCGTCCAAGCGGGGTCGAACCAAGTGACCGAAATCGCCGCACAGGACCCCGAAGTGCTGTTGCTCCTCGTCCCGGCGTCGTTCCTCCTCATCGGCCCCGGCGAGGAACTGCTGTTCCGCGGGGTCGTCCAGAACCGCATCCGCGAGTCGTTCGGCCCGGTTCCGGGCATCGCCCTCGCCAGCGCCATCTTCGCCGCGATTCACTACGTCGCGCTCACCGGCGGCGCGGGCGGCCGCCTCGTCACCATCGGCATCCTGTTCCTCCCGAGCGTCGTCTTCGGCACGGCGTACGAACTGACCGACAACATCACCGTCCCGGCGCTCATCCACGGCGCGTACAACGCGACGCTGTTCTCGCTCGCGTACCTCGTGTTCAAGCTCACCGAGATGAGCCCCGGCGGGGTTCCGACCGGACTGCTGTTCTGA
- a CDS encoding ABC transporter permease produces MSLTSLTSLDVTGFYALLRREILRFVRRPRNTFVPPFITNVLYFSVFGVILGERINEIAGVPYILFILPGLIVLGAVSNAFENASFSIFHGRWNRYIEEALTSPLSYTSMVGAYVLSSATRGVLVGALVALIGAFFTSVGVAQPFYLVAFILVITLLFAGLGVVGGLWADDFDDLTMMNQFILRPLVFFGGVFYSLNEIPATFQQASLLNPMIYMVNGVRYGFLGVTEVDPNLSLGVLTALTLGVVGLNVVLFRRGYGLTD; encoded by the coding sequence ATGAGCCTCACGAGTCTCACGAGCCTCGACGTGACCGGCTTTTACGCCCTGCTTCGCCGCGAGATCCTCCGGTTCGTCCGCCGCCCGCGCAACACGTTCGTCCCGCCGTTTATCACGAACGTGCTGTACTTCTCCGTGTTCGGCGTCATCCTCGGCGAGCGCATCAACGAAATCGCGGGCGTCCCGTACATCCTGTTTATCCTCCCCGGGCTCATCGTCCTCGGGGCCGTCTCCAACGCCTTCGAGAACGCCTCTTTCTCTATCTTCCACGGCCGCTGGAACCGCTACATCGAGGAGGCGCTCACCTCGCCGCTGTCGTACACCTCGATGGTCGGCGCGTACGTCCTCTCCAGTGCGACCCGCGGGGTGCTCGTCGGCGCGCTCGTCGCCCTCATCGGGGCGTTCTTCACGTCCGTCGGCGTCGCCCAACCGTTCTACCTCGTCGCGTTCATACTCGTCATCACCCTGCTGTTCGCGGGCCTCGGCGTGGTCGGCGGCCTCTGGGCCGACGACTTCGACGACCTGACGATGATGAACCAGTTCATCCTCCGGCCGCTGGTGTTCTTCGGCGGCGTCTTCTACTCGCTCAACGAGATTCCCGCGACCTTCCAGCAGGCGTCGCTGCTCAACCCGATGATATACATGGTCAACGGCGTCCGCTACGGCTTCCTCGGCGTCACCGAGGTGGACCCGAACCTCTCGCTCGGCGTGCTGACGGCGCTCACGCTCGGGGTCGTCGGTCTCAACGTCGTGCTGTTCCGGCGCGGCTACGGACTGACCGACTGA
- a CDS encoding ABC transporter substrate-binding protein, translated as MEHDETPRTGLTRRDYVKYGGAAVGGGLLAGCTGEGGSESTTDAETESTTETATETEIETPEDSSYSVTMSPVGTVEFDEPPQSIFTRLTHHAGMAFALGRGDDVNAVNGPAYYDTTWKQFTARLPGVEVDWADLYPSWETSKEKLYELDSDVHLADPAWVVQLEQWDMADIEEVAENISPWFGNSLSARHASPTDEWTGDYEYYTLWEQFEKVAQMLREEERYEALAAVHDDVLATTEAGLPPEDERPSVVLLTASDIENQVWAYTVGNPGFMTSHIRPLAPHDAFEGSIESGSTVDFEALLEADPDVLLFLSGMQPSVSTNDLRATLESDPVAAEISAVQNGRVYPQGARYQGPILNLFQLEMSAKQFYPEAFGEWPTSDGGPYPEIPEDEQLFDRQHVADIINGEF; from the coding sequence ATGGAACACGACGAGACGCCACGGACGGGACTGACGCGGCGCGACTACGTGAAGTACGGCGGCGCGGCGGTCGGCGGCGGCCTGCTCGCCGGCTGTACCGGAGAGGGCGGTTCGGAGTCGACGACGGACGCCGAGACCGAATCGACGACCGAGACGGCAACGGAAACGGAGATCGAGACGCCCGAGGACAGTTCGTACTCGGTGACGATGTCGCCGGTCGGCACCGTCGAGTTCGACGAGCCGCCCCAGAGCATCTTCACGCGGCTGACCCACCACGCGGGGATGGCGTTCGCGCTCGGCCGCGGCGACGACGTGAATGCGGTCAACGGGCCGGCGTACTACGACACGACGTGGAAGCAGTTCACGGCGCGTCTCCCGGGCGTCGAGGTCGACTGGGCGGACCTGTACCCCTCGTGGGAGACGAGTAAGGAGAAGCTCTACGAACTCGACAGCGACGTGCATCTGGCCGACCCCGCGTGGGTCGTCCAGCTCGAACAGTGGGACATGGCCGACATCGAGGAGGTCGCCGAGAACATCTCGCCGTGGTTCGGGAACTCGTTGAGCGCCCGTCACGCGTCGCCGACGGACGAGTGGACCGGCGACTACGAGTACTACACGCTGTGGGAGCAGTTCGAGAAGGTCGCGCAGATGCTCAGAGAGGAGGAGCGCTACGAGGCGCTTGCGGCCGTCCACGACGACGTGCTCGCCACCACCGAGGCGGGGCTGCCGCCGGAAGACGAGCGCCCGAGCGTCGTGTTGCTCACCGCGTCCGACATCGAGAACCAGGTCTGGGCGTACACGGTCGGAAACCCCGGCTTTATGACTTCGCACATCCGGCCGCTCGCACCGCACGACGCGTTCGAGGGCTCTATCGAGTCGGGGTCGACCGTCGACTTCGAGGCGCTGTTGGAGGCCGACCCCGACGTTCTGCTCTTCCTGAGCGGGATGCAGCCGAGCGTCAGCACGAACGACCTCCGGGCGACGCTCGAATCCGACCCCGTCGCCGCGGAGATTTCGGCGGTCCAGAACGGTCGGGTCTACCCGCAGGGCGCGCGCTATCAGGGGCCGATTCTCAACCTCTTCCAGCTTGAGATGAGCGCCAAGCAGTTCTATCCCGAGGCGTTCGGGGAGTGGCCGACCTCGGACGGCGGCCCGTACCCCGAAATCCCGGAAGACGAACAGCTGTTCGACCGCCAGCACGTCGCCGACATCATCAACGGCGAGTTCTGA
- the trmY gene encoding tRNA (pseudouridine(54)-N(1))-methyltransferase TrmY — MRQFIVTGHDAPTTPDFSLDDIAGGAGRLDVLCRCVNSAFFLSHDIREDVRVHLVLGDEYTVRFEGSELRRLNPDERSTAALIRKALEKREEAIGHMPAESSPGVSIRRMGFETTLEEAASDATVVELHEDGDPVVQVEPPENPLFVLSDHHDFTDEEAELLAAAADERVRLGPEILHADHSITVAHNYLDTAGYSRY, encoded by the coding sequence ATGCGCCAATTCATCGTCACCGGCCACGACGCGCCGACGACGCCCGACTTCTCGCTCGACGACATCGCGGGCGGGGCCGGCCGACTCGACGTACTCTGTCGCTGTGTCAACTCCGCGTTCTTCCTCTCGCACGACATCCGCGAGGACGTTCGGGTTCATCTCGTCCTCGGCGACGAGTACACCGTCCGCTTCGAAGGCTCGGAACTCCGTCGGCTCAACCCCGACGAGCGCTCCACCGCTGCCCTGATTCGCAAGGCGCTGGAGAAGCGCGAGGAGGCCATCGGCCACATGCCCGCCGAGTCGTCGCCGGGTGTCTCTATCCGCCGGATGGGCTTCGAGACGACGCTGGAAGAGGCCGCCAGCGACGCGACCGTGGTCGAACTCCACGAGGACGGCGACCCCGTGGTTCAGGTCGAACCGCCCGAAAACCCGCTTTTCGTCCTCTCGGACCACCACGACTTCACCGACGAGGAAGCCGAGTTGCTGGCGGCCGCCGCCGACGAGCGGGTCCGCCTCGGCCCCGAAATCCTCCACGCCGACCACTCGATTACGGTCGCGCACAACTACCTCGACACGGCGGGCTATTCGCGGTACTGA
- a CDS encoding class I SAM-dependent methyltransferase, protein MDANDVRRKWADRSGEFSPEYYAYYGPNETSEAIRRVFDERLDASASILELGCGPGRHLSHLREHGFENLHGVDINPDCFEVMADAYPDLARCGTFHADAIEEIVEEFSPGQFDAVYSVETLQHVHPDDAWVFEAVARSASDYVVTVENEGDRSVPPEDRGVNDEEYDFPLYYRDWAAVFDPFGFEQVACEHGDRDTRRVFRRVD, encoded by the coding sequence GTGGATGCTAACGACGTTCGTCGGAAGTGGGCAGACCGGTCGGGAGAGTTCTCGCCGGAGTACTACGCGTACTACGGGCCGAACGAGACGAGCGAGGCGATTCGGCGGGTGTTCGACGAGCGACTCGACGCCTCGGCGTCGATTCTCGAACTCGGTTGCGGACCCGGCCGACACCTCTCGCACCTCCGCGAACACGGCTTCGAGAACCTCCACGGCGTCGACATCAACCCCGACTGCTTCGAGGTGATGGCCGACGCCTACCCCGACCTCGCCCGCTGCGGGACGTTCCACGCCGACGCCATCGAGGAGATCGTCGAGGAGTTCTCTCCGGGGCAGTTCGACGCCGTCTACTCCGTCGAGACGCTCCAGCACGTCCACCCCGACGACGCGTGGGTGTTCGAGGCGGTCGCTCGGAGCGCGAGCGACTACGTCGTCACCGTCGAAAACGAGGGCGACCGGTCGGTGCCGCCCGAGGACCGCGGCGTCAACGACGAGGAGTACGACTTCCCGCTGTACTACCGCGATTGGGCGGCCGTGTTCGATCCGTTTGGCTTCGAACAGGTCGCCTGCGAACACGGCGACCGCGACACCCGCCGCGTGTTCCGCCGGGTCGACTGA
- a CDS encoding cold-shock protein, whose protein sequence is MAKGNVDFFNDTGGYGFISTDDADDDVFFHMEDIGGPDLEEGTDVEFDIEQAPKGPRATNLTRL, encoded by the coding sequence ATGGCGAAAGGAAACGTTGATTTCTTCAACGACACTGGCGGCTACGGTTTCATTTCGACGGACGATGCTGACGACGACGTGTTCTTCCACATGGAAGACATCGGCGGCCCGGACCTCGAAGAAGGCACGGATGTGGAGTTCGACATCGAGCAGGCCCCCAAGGGCCCCCGCGCGACGAACCTCACGCGCCTTTAA
- a CDS encoding methyl-accepting chemotaxis protein, translating into MIIDALFDAIGTLGFIGAAGLAWLNYRNTDAESSFWLTYVFASVLAILWMISLTMEKLGIYTEVFNLVTAPLMTATVAVFAIGGTATLAIVADMKELVDDADERRRELDALTTDLEQQAETYGDAMQKAADGDLTVRVDAESQNDAMRRIGLGFNEMLDAIDSVIVRIQTFAEQVDDKSSEVTASADAVKTTSTDVANSIEEISAGNETQHRNLNAAESELSNLSATIEEIASSSEEIARESRRTVGRAKESQEAASSTIEKMEQLESRSTETVSEVEDLQQSVTQISEVVDLIDDIAEKTSILALNASIEAAGAGDAGEGFAVVASEVKTLAEETAEATQEVDSLIGDIEQSTENVAEDTFETQAEVESSRETVGETVEVLEEIVHKIEDSNDSIQSISSATDEQAQSTQEVVTMMDEITNLSDRTASEAQNVSAAAEEQTAATQQIAASSSSLSERAQQLKSLVSQFESGRAAGGAPGGETATPAASAPNRAMRADGGDD; encoded by the coding sequence GTGATAATCGACGCGCTGTTCGACGCTATCGGGACCCTCGGGTTCATCGGCGCGGCGGGGCTGGCGTGGCTCAACTACCGCAACACCGACGCGGAGTCGTCGTTCTGGCTGACGTACGTGTTCGCTTCCGTGCTGGCGATTCTGTGGATGATCAGCCTCACGATGGAGAAACTCGGCATCTACACCGAGGTATTCAACCTCGTGACCGCGCCGCTCATGACCGCCACGGTCGCCGTCTTCGCCATCGGCGGCACCGCGACGCTCGCCATCGTCGCGGACATGAAAGAACTCGTCGACGACGCCGACGAACGGCGGCGCGAACTCGACGCGCTCACGACGGACCTCGAACAACAAGCTGAGACGTACGGCGACGCGATGCAGAAGGCCGCCGACGGCGACCTCACCGTCCGCGTCGACGCCGAGAGTCAGAACGACGCGATGCGCCGCATCGGGCTGGGCTTCAACGAGATGTTAGACGCCATCGACTCGGTCATCGTCCGAATCCAGACGTTCGCGGAGCAGGTCGACGACAAGAGCTCCGAAGTCACCGCGAGCGCGGACGCCGTGAAGACCACGAGCACGGACGTGGCCAACAGCATCGAGGAGATTTCGGCGGGCAACGAGACGCAACACCGGAACCTCAACGCCGCGGAGTCCGAACTGAGCAACCTCTCTGCGACCATCGAGGAGATTGCGTCGTCCTCCGAAGAGATTGCTCGCGAGTCGCGTCGGACCGTCGGGCGCGCTAAAGAGAGCCAGGAGGCCGCCAGTTCGACCATCGAGAAGATGGAGCAACTGGAGTCGCGGTCGACCGAGACCGTCAGCGAGGTCGAGGACCTCCAGCAGTCGGTCACGCAGATCAGCGAAGTCGTCGACCTCATCGACGACATCGCGGAGAAGACGAGCATCCTCGCGCTCAACGCCTCCATCGAGGCGGCGGGCGCGGGCGACGCGGGCGAGGGCTTCGCCGTCGTCGCAAGCGAGGTGAAGACGCTCGCCGAGGAGACCGCCGAGGCGACCCAAGAGGTCGACTCCCTCATCGGTGACATCGAGCAGTCGACCGAGAACGTCGCCGAAGACACCTTCGAGACGCAGGCCGAAGTCGAGTCCAGCCGCGAGACCGTCGGTGAGACGGTCGAGGTGCTCGAAGAAATCGTCCACAAAATCGAAGACAGCAACGACTCCATCCAGTCCATCAGCAGCGCCACCGACGAGCAGGCGCAGTCGACCCAAGAGGTCGTCACGATGATGGACGAGATAACGAACCTCAGCGACCGGACGGCCTCCGAGGCCCAGAACGTCTCCGCCGCGGCCGAAGAACAGACGGCCGCGACCCAGCAGATTGCGGCGTCGTCCTCGTCGCTCTCGGAGCGCGCACAACAGCTCAAGTCGCTCGTCTCGCAGTTCGAGTCCGGACGCGCGGCGGGCGGCGCACCGGGCGGCGAGACGGCGACGCCCGCGGCTTCGGCCCCGAACCGAGCGATGCGGGCCGACGGCGGCGACGACTGA